In one window of Nitrospira sp. DNA:
- the rsmG gene encoding 16S rRNA (guanine(527)-N(7))-methyltransferase RsmG gives MEHEFSISSLLVDSAASLGISITAEQSKSFMVYLDQLKTWNRTTNLTSITDDAEIVIKHFIDSIAAINAVDFHVGSLVCDVGTGAGFPGIPLKIMRQDLRMVLIEPSKKKASFLRYIVGLLRLNQMDIFEGSLESFAGNFTGKEKADYILARGIKYDFILGLSQAILSMNGKIIPFLSMPIDRTGLIGGATCENEYSFDLPMGLGHRVIASISMI, from the coding sequence GTGGAACATGAATTTTCTATTTCCTCGCTTCTCGTCGATAGCGCTGCCTCACTCGGCATTTCGATTACTGCAGAACAATCCAAAAGCTTCATGGTCTATTTAGATCAATTGAAGACTTGGAATAGGACGACGAATTTAACCAGCATCACAGACGATGCTGAAATTGTGATTAAGCATTTCATCGATTCCATTGCCGCTATAAACGCCGTTGACTTTCATGTCGGCAGCCTTGTGTGTGATGTAGGAACGGGGGCAGGATTTCCAGGAATCCCACTCAAAATCATGCGACAGGACCTGCGAATGGTCTTAATAGAACCATCGAAGAAAAAAGCGTCATTTTTACGATATATTGTTGGGCTGCTCCGCCTTAATCAGATGGATATATTCGAAGGATCTTTGGAGAGTTTTGCAGGTAACTTCACCGGTAAAGAAAAGGCAGACTATATCCTCGCTCGAGGGATCAAATACGATTTTATTCTTGGCCTGTCACAAGCAATCCTTTCAATGAACGGGAAAATCATTCCTTTTCTTTCTATGCCAATTGATCGTACAGGCTTAATCGGTGGAGCAACCTGTGAGAATGAATACTCTTTTGATCTCCCAATGGGCCTTGGGCACCGAGTCATTGCTTCCATATCAATGATATAG
- a CDS encoding AAA family ATPase, translating to MARIVAVANQKGGVGKTTTSVNLSAALALQGQSVLLIDLDPQGNATSGVGIDPRSLQSTVYTCLIKQAKAVDVVHSTDIKGLSVIPSNADLAGAEIELVGLDEREHYLRDAIQDIHAQYDVIILDCPPALGVLTINALAAAGSVLIPVQCEYYALEGLTRLIGSIERVKDAINPNLSIEGIVLTMFDARNSLARQVSEQVRGHFGDKVYQSVIPRNVTLAEAPSYGRPGILYNMASSGSQAYLSLAKEFIAHGEKSAR from the coding sequence ATGGCGCGTATTGTTGCCGTGGCCAACCAAAAAGGAGGCGTTGGGAAAACAACGACTTCCGTTAATTTATCAGCGGCGCTCGCGCTCCAAGGTCAATCAGTTTTATTGATTGATCTTGATCCTCAGGGAAATGCCACCAGTGGGGTTGGAATTGATCCACGGTCATTGCAAAGTACTGTCTATACATGTCTTATTAAGCAAGCCAAAGCGGTCGATGTTGTACATTCTACTGATATTAAAGGACTTTCTGTCATTCCATCCAATGCTGACTTGGCCGGAGCAGAAATAGAACTCGTTGGACTTGATGAGAGAGAACACTACCTTCGTGACGCCATTCAAGACATTCACGCTCAGTATGATGTCATCATTTTAGATTGCCCACCAGCTCTTGGGGTCTTAACTATCAATGCCTTGGCAGCTGCAGGCTCGGTCTTAATCCCGGTTCAATGTGAATATTATGCACTTGAAGGGCTGACAAGATTGATCGGGAGCATTGAACGGGTGAAGGACGCCATAAATCCCAACCTCTCTATCGAGGGGATTGTGCTGACCATGTTCGATGCTCGCAATAGTTTAGCCCGTCAAGTGTCTGAGCAGGTCCGTGGCCACTTCGGTGACAAAGTTTATCAATCTGTTATCCCTCGAAACGTCACCTTGGCAGAAGCCCCAAGTTATGGGCGCCCGGGTATCCTGTACAATATGGCCTCATCCGGTTCTCAGGCCTATCTTTCGCTCGCAAAGGAGTTCATTGCCCATGGAGAAAAAAGCGCTCGGTAG
- a CDS encoding ParB/RepB/Spo0J family partition protein: MEKKALGRGLDALLPSGKSSPSQPLASDVHQLRVDAIVPNRYQPRQIFHPAELAELAASIKESGLLQPILVRRKGDGIYELISGERRWRATKEAGLDTIQAVVRNCSDQEAILFALVENIQREDLNPMETARAYARMMNEFGLTQDGIAQKVGRDRSSVANSLRLLNLHPDVQQLVESGALSAGHAKALLGLALPEYHNKFAKIVTDKGLSVRETEKLVETASTEKRREKKALPNSDWSDVESRLQKRLGTRVTIEPRGKGGKVVIHYFSEPELEGLIENLLS, from the coding sequence ATGGAGAAAAAAGCGCTCGGTAGGGGATTGGACGCACTGCTTCCATCAGGAAAATCATCGCCTTCTCAGCCACTTGCATCAGATGTACACCAGCTGAGAGTCGATGCGATTGTCCCGAACCGGTATCAACCTCGGCAGATTTTCCATCCTGCTGAGCTTGCAGAATTGGCTGCCTCAATTAAAGAGAGCGGCTTGCTCCAGCCAATCTTGGTTCGTCGCAAAGGCGATGGAATCTATGAGCTGATCTCAGGAGAGAGAAGATGGCGCGCGACAAAGGAGGCCGGCCTCGACACGATTCAAGCCGTTGTCAGGAATTGTAGCGACCAAGAGGCCATTCTCTTTGCTCTCGTTGAAAATATTCAACGAGAAGATCTGAATCCCATGGAAACGGCTCGGGCCTATGCCAGAATGATGAACGAATTTGGACTTACTCAAGACGGCATTGCTCAAAAAGTGGGGCGCGATCGATCCTCGGTAGCGAATTCCCTTCGCCTGCTTAATCTTCACCCTGATGTCCAGCAACTGGTTGAATCCGGAGCTCTTTCTGCCGGTCATGCTAAAGCACTCCTTGGGCTGGCTCTTCCAGAATATCATAATAAATTCGCTAAGATAGTGACAGATAAAGGCCTCTCAGTCAGAGAAACGGAAAAGCTGGTTGAGACAGCATCCACTGAAAAGCGCCGCGAGAAAAAAGCATTGCCCAACTCTGACTGGTCCGACGTCGAGTCCAGATTACAAAAGCGACTCGGGACTCGCGTTACCATAGAACCACGCGGCAAAGGCGGAAAAGTCGTCATTCATTATTTCTCCGAACCGGAGCTTGAGGGTCTGATCGAAAACCTCCTTTCCTAA
- a CDS encoding polymer-forming cytoskeletal protein, with protein MWKSDKQDGKRPMGEEMEVEDSNSNSTPTRQETAEDVSAFVGKGVEFKGTISYNGTVRIDGFLDGEIHTEGVLLVGEEAVITAKVTAGTIVCKGKITGDVVAKEKVKLRAPAIVSGGIKTPMLSIEEGVLFNGTLEMSQGIREVPRDIPAHPVGMSNQGGLKRVNG; from the coding sequence ATGTGGAAATCAGACAAGCAAGACGGGAAGCGTCCGATGGGGGAGGAAATGGAAGTCGAAGACTCCAATAGTAATTCCACCCCGACCAGACAAGAAACCGCCGAAGATGTCAGTGCATTCGTGGGAAAGGGCGTTGAGTTCAAGGGAACGATTTCCTACAACGGCACCGTACGCATCGACGGATTCCTTGATGGCGAAATCCATACGGAAGGCGTGCTACTCGTCGGCGAAGAAGCCGTCATTACTGCCAAAGTCACGGCCGGCACCATTGTGTGCAAGGGCAAAATCACTGGCGATGTCGTGGCAAAAGAAAAGGTCAAGCTCCGGGCTCCCGCGATTGTCAGCGGCGGTATCAAGACGCCGATGCTCTCGATCGAAGAGGGCGTGCTCTTCAACGGAACCCTGGAAATGAGCCAAGGAATCAGGGAAGTGCCGCGCGACATCCCTGCCCACCCAGTGGGCATGTCCAATCAGGGCGGACTGAAGCGCGTGAATGGTTGA
- a CDS encoding polymer-forming cytoskeletal protein: MWALGDRKASPENEDDNFTFLGRGVEFKGVVTFDGTVRVDGRLEGEIHTTGMLIVGEYAVIKGIISAGVLMTSGKIQGTVTAAEKIQILKQGVLIGDIRTPAISIEDGAHFHGMCDMGAHKWVDEPLQPAKNVHDLTLHRNKVRTPDL; encoded by the coding sequence ATGTGGGCACTCGGCGACAGAAAAGCCTCACCGGAAAACGAAGACGACAACTTTACCTTTCTAGGAAGGGGCGTCGAGTTTAAAGGCGTGGTCACCTTCGACGGTACCGTGCGCGTCGACGGCCGCCTTGAAGGAGAGATTCATACCACGGGGATGCTTATCGTCGGGGAATACGCCGTCATCAAAGGGATCATTTCCGCCGGCGTATTGATGACCAGTGGAAAAATCCAAGGAACCGTGACAGCCGCTGAAAAAATACAAATCCTCAAGCAGGGGGTCTTAATCGGAGACATCCGAACCCCGGCGATCTCCATCGAAGACGGAGCCCATTTCCATGGGATGTGCGACATGGGAGCTCACAAGTGGGTGGACGAACCATTACAGCCAGCCAAAAATGTCCATGATCTCACCCTTCACCGAAATAAAGTGCGGACTCCAGACCTCTAG
- the mnmA gene encoding tRNA 2-thiouridine(34) synthase MnmA, translating into MARPTVLLGMSGGVDSSVAALLLVRQGYEVHGVTLQVWEHEDETVAASKRWEERGCCKVGIARYVAQKLNIPHELVDSREQFRAAVINDFVSGYANGTTPNPCVRCNERVKLRQLIELADAKGIAYVATGHYAQIASEQGRTILKRGADPKKDQSYFLYRIQPSWMSRLLFPVGMMNKTAVWERSEELGLPTEELRESQEICFVSTGDYRTFLQTEIPTAKNPGLFVDQDGKPLGTHQGIAFYTPGQRRGLGVSSGQRLYVQRVQPENNTVVLGPDDALLSSACTVADLNVLDPMLHAHSALVEAKLRYATPATPATIQPSGPSSLTIQFHTPQRAISPGQSAVFYHGNQVLGGGIIQTV; encoded by the coding sequence ATGGCACGCCCAACGGTTCTCCTCGGCATGAGCGGAGGAGTCGATAGTTCTGTCGCCGCGCTTCTCCTGGTTCGCCAAGGCTACGAGGTCCATGGCGTCACCCTCCAGGTGTGGGAGCACGAAGATGAGACCGTCGCGGCCTCCAAGCGATGGGAAGAGCGAGGTTGCTGCAAAGTGGGCATTGCCCGCTATGTCGCACAGAAACTGAACATCCCTCATGAGCTCGTCGATTCACGGGAGCAATTCCGTGCTGCGGTCATAAACGATTTCGTATCCGGGTACGCCAACGGCACCACACCCAATCCCTGTGTCCGCTGCAATGAACGAGTCAAACTCCGGCAACTCATCGAACTGGCTGATGCCAAAGGCATTGCCTACGTCGCAACCGGCCATTATGCACAAATCGCCTCTGAGCAAGGCCGGACGATCCTTAAGCGCGGCGCGGATCCGAAAAAAGACCAGAGCTATTTTCTCTATCGCATTCAACCATCTTGGATGTCCAGGCTCCTGTTTCCAGTCGGCATGATGAACAAGACAGCCGTCTGGGAGCGATCAGAAGAACTCGGACTCCCGACGGAGGAACTTCGTGAAAGCCAGGAAATCTGCTTTGTGAGCACCGGAGACTACCGGACATTTCTACAAACGGAAATTCCCACGGCCAAGAATCCAGGTCTCTTTGTCGACCAGGATGGAAAACCACTTGGAACACATCAAGGCATCGCCTTCTATACACCAGGCCAACGCCGCGGCCTCGGCGTCTCATCGGGTCAACGCCTCTACGTTCAACGGGTTCAGCCCGAGAACAACACGGTTGTCCTGGGACCAGACGACGCCCTCCTCAGCTCGGCCTGTACCGTGGCCGATCTCAATGTGCTTGACCCGATGCTGCATGCACATTCGGCTCTGGTAGAGGCCAAACTCCGCTACGCGACTCCAGCGACTCCCGCGACCATCCAACCGAGTGGTCCCAGCTCTCTCACCATACAATTCCACACACCACAACGAGCCATCAGTCCAGGACAATCGGCCGTCTTTTATCATGGAAACCAAGTCCTTGGAGGCGGTATTATCCAAACCGTCTAA
- a CDS encoding DUF481 domain-containing protein, protein MKKLVSLLLMLGISMAGMASAHAVEEVPHLDMATMKNGSTIYGEVIEMSGGVLVMRTPASPDNLIKLNWSEVVSLSVNHPIPFHFKEGTVLIGTATVGPDGNINISSEPLKGSLSVPVDAITAVNPLIQPPVIYSGSLTAGLSQTTGNSHLKNASVLGDLVARSEQLRLSINGRYIYGENASTLIARNSRGTIKLDFFITKRFYWFASAYVENDRFQDLKMRTALASGPGYQFIERGDFTGIFKDMTFYTEAGVTYFNEDFRLAEDKSSIRARVSMKLNWPILDDRITFYHYDEFYPSLENTSNYYLTMDNGVRFKIWEGFVSGIQVTTRYNSKPAAGTGDTDNMYLFTLGYSFDTARKR, encoded by the coding sequence ATGAAGAAACTCGTCTCTCTACTGCTCATGCTGGGTATCAGCATGGCTGGCATGGCATCTGCCCATGCTGTTGAAGAGGTTCCCCATCTTGATATGGCCACGATGAAAAATGGCAGCACTATTTATGGGGAAGTAATTGAGATGTCCGGAGGGGTCCTCGTGATGAGAACCCCTGCCAGTCCAGACAATCTGATAAAACTTAATTGGAGCGAAGTCGTCAGCCTGTCCGTAAACCATCCGATCCCCTTCCATTTCAAAGAAGGTACAGTCCTGATCGGCACGGCCACCGTTGGCCCAGACGGAAATATCAACATCAGCTCCGAACCCCTCAAGGGCTCTCTGTCGGTGCCAGTGGATGCCATCACGGCGGTCAATCCCCTCATTCAACCGCCGGTCATCTATTCCGGCAGCCTCACAGCCGGCCTGTCGCAAACAACCGGCAATAGCCACCTCAAGAATGCCAGCGTACTGGGCGATCTGGTCGCGCGCAGCGAACAGCTTCGCCTCTCAATCAACGGCCGCTACATCTATGGCGAAAATGCCAGCACCCTCATTGCGCGTAACTCCCGGGGAACGATCAAGCTCGACTTCTTTATCACCAAACGGTTTTATTGGTTTGCCTCAGCCTATGTTGAAAACGACCGGTTCCAAGACTTAAAAATGAGAACCGCCCTCGCCAGCGGTCCTGGTTATCAATTTATCGAGCGTGGAGACTTTACCGGCATCTTCAAAGATATGACCTTCTATACAGAAGCCGGCGTCACATACTTCAACGAAGATTTCCGTCTGGCGGAGGATAAATCATCCATCCGTGCCCGTGTCTCCATGAAACTGAACTGGCCAATCCTGGACGACCGCATCACCTTCTACCACTACGATGAGTTCTACCCATCGCTCGAGAATACGAGCAACTATTACTTGACCATGGATAACGGGGTGCGATTCAAGATCTGGGAAGGATTCGTCAGCGGCATTCAAGTCACGACACGGTACAACAGCAAACCCGCGGCCGGTACCGGCGATACAGACAATATGTACCTCTTTACCCTGGGCTATAGTTTCGACACCGCACGCAAACGATAA
- the mscL gene encoding large conductance mechanosensitive channel protein MscL: MLKEFRDFAIRGNVLDMAIGVIIGGAFGKIVSSLVSDVLMPPIGLLMGRVDFSSLFINMSGTPQPSLTAAKAAGAPTINYGVFLQTVFDFMIIAFVIFMLVRQVNRFKKEAPPAPPAGPTNEEKLLMEIRDALKNRH, encoded by the coding sequence ATGCTGAAAGAATTTAGAGACTTTGCCATACGCGGTAATGTACTCGACATGGCCATCGGGGTCATCATCGGCGGGGCGTTCGGTAAAATCGTGTCCTCGCTGGTCAGCGACGTGTTGATGCCACCAATTGGACTGTTGATGGGGAGAGTCGATTTCTCCAGTCTCTTTATCAATATGTCAGGCACACCTCAGCCTTCGCTCACCGCAGCGAAAGCCGCCGGAGCTCCCACCATTAATTACGGGGTCTTCCTGCAAACCGTCTTCGACTTCATGATCATTGCCTTTGTCATCTTCATGTTGGTGAGGCAGGTCAATCGATTCAAAAAGGAAGCCCCTCCCGCGCCGCCGGCGGGACCTACCAACGAAGAAAAGCTCTTGATGGAAATCCGAGACGCCCTGAAAAACCGTCACTAA
- a CDS encoding OmpA family protein, with product MRIYKTPLLALSLLALAGCSSWQPMCPDNGFQYRICPQGTAQSTTQDLTNRLAALEKEREALAAELAAAKRESGLLSERVQSLESQLAQKDRELAALRSGAGDSSQLARQLSSAQSDLEQAKSRITDLERQLAAAQAGASTEKEQLAALQAGVGEKDQLAKDLAAAKQRNAELEAQLTALTSAAGDKSKLAADLAACAQRVADLERQLAERDKELAGLRGDLSSEMAKLREAQRGLIKALRPQIEKGNIMVDLNNERLLINLASSYLFGSGEDQLKPAGADALKQVGNILKDFPEYKVAVDGHTDNRPIRSALKKKFPTNKELSEARAANAAQALTEGGLGAAITHGYADTQPVVPNTTDAGRAKNRRVEIRVTK from the coding sequence ATGCGAATATACAAGACACCTCTTCTGGCACTGAGCCTTCTGGCACTGGCCGGCTGCTCTTCCTGGCAACCGATGTGTCCGGACAACGGCTTCCAGTACCGCATCTGCCCGCAAGGCACCGCTCAGAGCACCACGCAAGATTTAACGAACCGACTTGCCGCGCTTGAAAAGGAGCGCGAGGCCCTCGCCGCCGAATTGGCTGCCGCGAAGCGGGAGAGCGGATTACTCAGTGAGCGAGTACAATCCCTGGAATCTCAACTGGCACAAAAAGACCGAGAGCTGGCGGCGTTGCGTAGCGGTGCCGGAGACTCATCGCAACTGGCCAGACAGCTCTCCAGTGCGCAATCCGATCTAGAACAGGCGAAATCCCGCATCACAGATCTCGAGCGACAACTCGCCGCCGCACAAGCCGGGGCATCGACTGAGAAAGAGCAGCTCGCCGCCCTTCAAGCCGGAGTGGGAGAGAAGGACCAGCTCGCCAAGGACCTGGCAGCAGCCAAGCAGCGGAATGCAGAGCTCGAAGCCCAATTAACTGCCCTGACCAGCGCGGCCGGGGATAAGAGCAAGCTTGCCGCCGATCTCGCCGCTTGCGCACAACGAGTCGCCGATCTGGAACGCCAACTCGCAGAGCGGGACAAAGAACTTGCCGGACTCCGTGGCGACCTTTCATCGGAAATGGCTAAGCTGAGAGAGGCCCAGCGCGGACTCATCAAGGCGCTGCGCCCGCAGATCGAGAAGGGCAACATCATGGTCGATCTCAACAATGAACGCCTCCTCATCAACCTCGCCTCCAGCTATCTCTTCGGATCGGGCGAGGATCAACTCAAGCCGGCCGGAGCCGATGCGCTCAAGCAAGTGGGGAACATTCTCAAAGATTTCCCTGAATACAAGGTCGCGGTAGACGGCCATACGGACAATCGCCCCATTCGGAGCGCGCTGAAGAAAAAGTTTCCGACGAACAAAGAACTCTCCGAAGCCCGAGCCGCGAACGCGGCGCAAGCGCTGACGGAAGGCGGCTTAGGGGCAGCGATAACTCACGGCTATGCTGACACCCAACCGGTGGTGCCGAACACCACCGATGCCGGCCGGGCCAAGAATCGGCGTGTCGAAATACGGGTTACCAAGTAA
- a CDS encoding ABC transporter substrate-binding protein, producing MIEQSRRQFLQLAVAATGSLVCGDLINQGVRWTSVAQTAAAGSQPIKIGIIDPLSSPYKTSSIHDVHGANVAVDLFNKRGGVLGRPVMILEADDASNPEMALKAATKFVKEDRVDVLMGTFNADCALVVSEYAKKEHKLFMVTGSHLPELSGAACNSHTFVFMPNAAMMSRAVVPHLVKAYGTKWYMITTSSLDGKAMAQEMVTAGQSHGVELIGEALMPFGSTDFTDAVAVAKDKRPSLIVLNLYGWDLIHALKVYAKLELAKEKIGVGGMISGEQIGRPLGYASNAGIWGLIWDPKVKTDSSRRFIQGVIDKYNHTPTSRCYLGYAAMTQILEAMQRAGTTETAALIKALEGHEFDGLKEGPSVFRASDHQHVQDVLVGEAFGKELGLGHYKIVSTVPGVAVSGSVDQQACIL from the coding sequence ATGATTGAGCAATCGCGACGACAGTTTCTTCAATTGGCCGTAGCCGCCACCGGGTCCTTGGTTTGTGGTGACCTGATCAACCAGGGTGTGCGATGGACAAGCGTTGCTCAGACAGCAGCGGCGGGCAGCCAGCCCATCAAGATCGGCATCATCGATCCGCTGTCGAGTCCATATAAGACCTCTTCGATCCATGACGTCCACGGCGCGAATGTGGCCGTCGATCTTTTTAACAAGAGAGGGGGCGTCTTGGGGCGTCCGGTGATGATTCTGGAAGCGGACGATGCCTCGAATCCGGAGATGGCCTTGAAGGCCGCGACCAAGTTTGTAAAGGAGGATCGTGTCGATGTGTTGATGGGCACCTTCAATGCGGACTGCGCCTTGGTTGTGTCGGAATATGCCAAGAAAGAGCACAAGCTGTTTATGGTCACGGGCTCGCATCTTCCAGAACTCAGCGGAGCGGCCTGTAACTCCCACACCTTTGTGTTCATGCCGAATGCCGCCATGATGTCACGGGCGGTCGTGCCTCATCTGGTCAAGGCGTACGGGACGAAGTGGTACATGATCACCACCAGTTCCCTGGATGGCAAGGCAATGGCTCAGGAGATGGTGACCGCCGGGCAGTCCCACGGAGTTGAACTGATCGGTGAAGCACTGATGCCCTTTGGGTCCACGGATTTTACCGACGCCGTGGCTGTTGCGAAAGACAAGCGGCCATCATTGATCGTCTTAAACCTTTACGGCTGGGATCTGATTCATGCGCTGAAGGTCTATGCCAAGCTGGAGTTGGCCAAGGAGAAGATCGGCGTGGGTGGCATGATCAGTGGCGAGCAAATCGGGCGCCCGCTCGGCTATGCCAGTAATGCGGGGATCTGGGGACTCATCTGGGATCCCAAGGTGAAGACAGACAGCTCGAGACGCTTCATCCAGGGCGTGATCGATAAGTATAACCATACGCCCACGTCTCGTTGTTATCTTGGGTATGCCGCCATGACCCAAATTCTTGAAGCGATGCAACGGGCGGGCACCACAGAGACGGCCGCTCTGATTAAAGCCCTTGAGGGGCACGAGTTCGATGGGCTCAAGGAAGGTCCGTCGGTGTTTCGGGCGTCAGATCATCAGCATGTGCAGGATGTGTTGGTGGGCGAAGCGTTTGGAAAAGAGTTGGGTCTGGGGCACTATAAAATAGTGTCTACGGTTCCAGGCGTGGCTGTGTCCGGTTCAGTTGATCAACAGGCTTGTATCTTGTAG
- a CDS encoding HEAT repeat domain-containing protein: MFRSLVVLASVIIGSVSLWTSEAGAYREYFTAEQKAQLDKIQTILVEAIALTDTGATDAGPLSSVVVRRLSELGYTMVQDGTKPHDVVFRVKCEQRKTWEGTASAGGDNDLPDAPSRLWKGPACQLTYVLGGMKIKWQKEVRTDFEDASAAAQAAHAGDAGTFAMARLKEALEKYEFPLLLAAEWGHPERLLKVLDAADTSVPRKVRIISLLGEMQADEALPKLKQALQDRDLAKQALMAMGNLGREGIPLLVEMMNTAPQVEIQAAAAKGLGQLGGIHGDASVVLPLLARLQDPKTDWPVLIEVAWALGKIPDKRSIQPLYDLDKKLQAIRDPDNLQLKKLKEAVFWSIKQCDTWDQYS; encoded by the coding sequence ATGTTTCGATCATTAGTGGTGCTGGCATCCGTCATCATAGGGAGTGTGAGTCTATGGACTTCCGAGGCGGGGGCGTATCGGGAGTATTTTACCGCGGAGCAGAAGGCCCAGCTCGATAAGATTCAAACGATTCTGGTGGAGGCGATTGCTCTGACTGATACAGGCGCCACCGATGCCGGTCCTCTATCGTCGGTCGTGGTTCGGCGGTTGAGTGAATTAGGGTACACCATGGTTCAGGATGGGACCAAACCCCACGATGTGGTCTTTCGGGTCAAATGTGAGCAACGCAAGACGTGGGAAGGAACCGCGTCAGCGGGGGGAGATAATGATTTGCCCGATGCTCCGTCCAGGTTATGGAAAGGGCCGGCGTGTCAGCTGACCTATGTGCTGGGCGGGATGAAAATTAAGTGGCAGAAGGAAGTGCGCACGGATTTCGAGGATGCGTCTGCTGCGGCTCAGGCGGCTCATGCGGGCGACGCCGGAACCTTTGCGATGGCACGATTGAAAGAGGCGCTGGAGAAATACGAGTTTCCTCTCTTACTGGCCGCAGAGTGGGGGCATCCCGAACGGCTGCTCAAGGTCTTGGATGCGGCGGACACGAGTGTGCCTCGCAAGGTGCGGATCATTTCATTGCTGGGCGAGATGCAGGCCGATGAGGCCTTGCCGAAATTGAAGCAGGCGCTGCAAGACCGGGATCTTGCGAAGCAGGCCTTGATGGCTATGGGGAATCTGGGGCGAGAAGGGATTCCCCTCTTGGTCGAGATGATGAATACCGCTCCGCAGGTAGAAATTCAGGCGGCCGCGGCCAAGGGGCTGGGCCAGCTGGGGGGCATTCACGGTGATGCGTCGGTGGTGCTTCCATTGCTGGCCAGACTTCAGGATCCCAAGACCGATTGGCCGGTGCTCATCGAGGTCGCGTGGGCGTTGGGAAAGATTCCCGATAAACGCTCGATTCAGCCTCTCTACGATTTGGATAAGAAGCTTCAAGCCATCCGTGATCCTGACAATCTGCAGCTCAAAAAACTCAAAGAAGCTGTGTTTTGGTCGATCAAGCAGTGTGATACCTGGGACCAATACAGTTGA
- the tig gene encoding trigger factor, whose product MTMKMEMTELGPMKRALKIEVAAEEVTQRFSQAYTELNRQVRIPGFRPGKAPLGILEQRYAKAVEEDVIRSLVPDYYDRAIRQAGISPVVVEIPPLERVKIKKNEPFTFTATVEIKPTIDLRDYKAPNPISLKPDKRTVTDEQLDRALEVLREQQAKLDAAPAGTALAEGDFAVVDLEGFLSGSPLEGTKKEGQLHKVGSKAALLGIEIDSHVTGKKEGDVIEIPQAYPPSHPDSRVAGKTVQFRLVIQGVKRKTLPVLDDEFAKDCGPFSTLQEIKDKLRSEMEKALKRDIDESYKDTILKRLAETHHFDLPETLVNRELDAIVRQKLQERQRGKATDPAPAATAEDINAIREENREEANRRVKVGLVLEAIAAKENITVTQEDMNNEVNRLATELRVPVGDLVKMIQSGGQDSIEELRSRILADKALDFVYRHAVIQG is encoded by the coding sequence ATGACCATGAAGATGGAAATGACCGAATTAGGCCCCATGAAGCGGGCCCTGAAAATTGAGGTCGCCGCAGAGGAAGTCACGCAGCGATTCTCACAGGCCTATACCGAACTGAACCGGCAGGTGCGCATCCCGGGGTTTCGTCCGGGCAAGGCGCCGTTGGGCATTCTTGAACAACGGTATGCCAAGGCCGTTGAAGAAGACGTCATCCGCAGCCTGGTGCCAGATTATTACGACCGCGCGATCCGACAGGCCGGCATCAGCCCGGTCGTGGTCGAGATCCCCCCGCTGGAGCGCGTAAAAATCAAGAAGAACGAACCCTTCACCTTTACGGCCACCGTTGAAATCAAGCCCACGATCGACCTGCGGGATTACAAAGCGCCCAATCCCATTTCGCTCAAGCCGGACAAACGCACGGTCACAGACGAACAACTGGATCGCGCGCTTGAAGTCTTGCGCGAGCAACAAGCCAAGCTGGATGCGGCGCCAGCCGGCACCGCATTGGCCGAAGGGGATTTTGCCGTCGTCGACCTGGAAGGGTTCCTGTCCGGGTCTCCGCTCGAAGGCACCAAGAAAGAGGGCCAGCTCCACAAAGTGGGATCCAAAGCCGCCCTGCTCGGAATTGAAATCGACTCCCATGTGACCGGCAAGAAGGAAGGGGACGTCATCGAGATTCCCCAGGCCTATCCGCCGAGTCATCCAGACAGCCGAGTTGCCGGAAAGACCGTGCAGTTTCGGCTTGTCATTCAGGGAGTGAAACGGAAAACCTTGCCCGTGCTGGACGACGAATTTGCCAAAGACTGCGGCCCGTTTTCAACGCTGCAAGAAATCAAAGACAAGCTCCGCAGCGAAATGGAGAAGGCGCTGAAGCGCGATATTGATGAGTCCTACAAGGACACCATTCTCAAGCGTTTGGCGGAAACCCATCACTTTGACCTGCCTGAAACCCTGGTCAATCGCGAATTAGACGCGATCGTTCGCCAGAAGCTCCAGGAGCGCCAGCGTGGAAAAGCCACCGACCCGGCTCCTGCAGCCACAGCGGAAGATATTAACGCCATTCGCGAAGAGAACCGCGAGGAAGCCAACCGCCGTGTCAAAGTGGGTCTCGTGCTCGAAGCCATCGCGGCCAAGGAAAACATTACCGTCACTCAGGAAGACATGAATAACGAAGTGAACCGCCTGGCAACAGAGCTTCGTGTCCCTGTAGGCGATCTTGTGAAGATGATCCAGTCTGGCGGCCAAGATTCTATTGAAGAACTTCGTTCTCGAATCCTGGCCGACAAGGCCCTCGACTTCGTTTACCGTCATGCCGTGATTCAAGGATAG